A stretch of Babylonia areolata isolate BAREFJ2019XMU chromosome 23, ASM4173473v1, whole genome shotgun sequence DNA encodes these proteins:
- the LOC143297911 gene encoding headcase protein homolog yields the protein MPNSRHQRNHRHREDDAHNNNHQPAPVACPREVVAGAVHAMANHSHQNDNAGARLQKCCAPGVCRAPDDLIDPDEPFDAVKVLCNNEQCTEGSWMHKDCFEDFEQSVLAYLRSCGRARSWSEKQRLQNLWTKKGYDLAFKACDCKCGRGHLRKDLDYIPAPFNENSKKHKKHKKKNDKPMPVVSTTHKANSHSHHVGHLNGPGTCTTTTTTHTTTPNVTRGNQNHDVTSGGRSEKKGKKTTTTTKGQKSDSNGNLHLHQGSLDNHHTSRSTPTAITNNPHTLGNHNNNSSVLPGVLPGSGGSHNPQLRLRTNSVSSTGSAGSHSSSSSLPSSAGSASPISSSPVSGEMFFKNRKSSDASSEGSTTSISGFRHRMDLSAFAALPRNKQNPYHIRMEDVNTLACSFTSCSIAAAKAHTLAEVAAEAGSCDLETRNFVLSNLLSKKMSSARCALCKTVLAVFDRFPLLDGSFFLSPQSYDELAIQVIWEGRLQFLNAACLSCLEGHNSIRCVACKRPWDGCNLVVGSMYTYDIFAATPCCQKRLTCKCCRRAVVDIAKGLEFYSQYSQMIICPYCQANDYHFIRSLSETFTVSEEGAIQREPICQ from the exons ATGCCGAACAGTCGACATCAACGGAATCACCGGCACAGGGAAGACGATGCACATAATAACAATCACCAGCCAGCTCCGGTCGCGTGCCCGCGAGAAGTTGTGGCCGGGGCTGTCCACGCTATGGCAAACCATTCGCATCAAAACGACAACGCGGGCGCCCGGCTACAAAAGTGTTGCGCCCCCGGTGTATGCCGCGCCCCGGACGATCTGATCGACCCCGATGAGCCCTTCGACGCCGTGAAGGTTCTCTGCAACAATGAGCAGTGCACGGAAGGCTCCTGGATGCACAAAGACTGCTTCGAGGATTTCGAGCAGTCCGTTCTGGCCTACCTCCGCTCGTGCGGTCGTGCCCGCAGCTGGAGTGAGAAGCAGAGGTTGCAGAACTTGTGGACCAAGAAGGGATACGACCTGGCCTTCAAAGCCTGCGACTGCAAGTGCGGTCGGGGTCATCTGCGCAAGGACCTGGACTACATCCCAGCGCCGTTCAACGAGAACTCCAAGAAAcacaagaagcacaagaagaagaacgacaagcCCATGCCCGTGGTGAGCACCACGCACAAGGCCAACAGCCACAGCCACCACGTGGGCCACCTGAACGGCCCCGGcacgtgcaccaccaccaccaccacccacaccaccacccccaacgtCACCCGCGGCAACCAGAACCACGACGTCACCAGTGGAGGGCGCAGTGAGAAGAAAGGCAAGAAGACGACCACCACAACGAAAGGTCAGAAGAGCGACAGTAACGGCAACCTGCATCTCCACCAGGGATCTCTGGACAACCACCACACCAGCAGGTCCACACCCACGGCCATCACCAACAACCCTCACACCCTcggcaaccacaacaacaacagcagcgtaTTGCCGGGGGTCCTTCCTGGCAGCGGGGGGAGCCACAACCCGCAGCTACGACTGCGCACCAACAGCGTCAGCAGCACGGGCAGCGCGGgaagccacagcagcagcagcagcctgccCAGCTCCGCGGGGTctgcctcccccatctcctcctcccccgtcaGCGGAGAGATGTTCTTCAAGAACCGCAAGTCCAGCGACGCCTCGAGCGAAGGCAGCACCACGTCCATCTCCGGCTTCAGACACCGCATGGACCTCTCCGCCTTCGCCGCCCTGCCCCGCAACAAGCAGAACCCATACCACATCCGCATGGAGGACGTCAACACCCTGGCCTGTTCATTCACATCCTGCTCCATAGCGGCTGCTAAGGCCCACACTCTGGCTGAGGTGGCGGCAGAGGCGGGCAGCTGTGATCTGGAGACGAGGAACTTTGTGCTGAGCAACCTGCTGAGCAAGAAGATGAGCAGCGCTCGCTGCGCCTTGTGTAAAACGGTGCTGGCTGTCTTTGATCGCTTCCCCTTGCTGGACGGGTCCTTCTTCCTGTCTCCGCAGTCCTACGACGAGTTGGCCATACAG GTGATCTGGGAGGGGCGGCTGCAGTTTCTGAACGCGGCCTGCCTGTCCTGTCTGGAGGGCCACAACAGCATCAGGTGCGTGGCCTGCAAACGTCCCTGGGATGGCTGCAACCTGGTGGTGGGGTCCATGTACACCTACGACATCTTCGCGGCCACGCCGTGTTGCCAGAAGCGCCTGACGTGCAAATGCTGTCGCCGCGCCGTTGTGGATATCGCCAAAGGCCTGGAGTTCTACTCTCAGTACTCGCAGATGATAATCTGCCCTTACTGCCAGGCAAATGACTACCATTTTATTCGCAGCCTTTCGGAAACCTTCACTGTGTCGGAAGAAGGGGCCATTCAAAGGGAGCCTATATGTCAGTGA